The proteins below come from a single Candidatus Binatia bacterium genomic window:
- a CDS encoding class I SAM-dependent methyltransferase produces the protein MERTREPEIMNDATQVDAYADADFSAPHDHFVELFRKRFPHLHPRGILDLGCGPGDISRRVARAFPACHVSGIDGAPAMIAAGRERNRSAGLADRIEFRTGYLPSDDLPEGPFDAIVSNSLLHHLDAPSALWGTLAHGPYTGSAVFVMDLLRPRDSATVRDLVERYARDEPEILKRDFENSLHAAYRVDEVTEQLADAGLSNLTTEVVSDRHFIVHGITDPLENT, from the coding sequence ATGGAACGAACGCGCGAACCGGAGATCATGAACGACGCGACGCAGGTGGACGCCTACGCCGACGCGGACTTCTCGGCTCCGCACGACCACTTCGTGGAGCTCTTCCGAAAGCGGTTTCCGCATCTCCACCCCCGAGGAATCCTGGACCTGGGCTGCGGCCCGGGTGACATCTCTCGCCGTGTCGCCCGCGCGTTTCCCGCCTGCCATGTTTCCGGAATCGACGGTGCACCCGCGATGATCGCCGCCGGACGGGAACGCAACCGAAGTGCCGGCCTGGCCGACCGGATCGAGTTTCGTACCGGCTACCTCCCGAGCGATGACCTACCGGAAGGTCCGTTCGACGCGATCGTATCGAACAGCCTCCTGCACCATCTCGATGCACCGTCGGCTCTTTGGGGCACGCTCGCACACGGCCCCTACACGGGCAGCGCGGTGTTCGTGATGGACCTCCTTCGGCCGCGCGATTCCGCGACGGTCCGAGATCTCGTCGAACGATACGCGAGGGACGAGCCTGAGATCTTGAAGCGCGACTTCGAGAACTCCCTGCACGCCGCCTACCGCGTCGACGAAGTGACCGAGCAGCTTGCCGACGCCGGGCTCAGCAACCTGACGACCGAAGTCGTGAGCGACCGGCACTTCATCGTGCACGGAATCACAGACCCTCTGGAGAACACATGA
- a CDS encoding response regulator: protein MVWAIPSRLRREGPDTVRRARLLLTFTGVMFVLGTTGAIFLLTIEPISTRMLAVVVPTAFAGAIPLVLRYTGSLAWASNVGTTMAFCSIGLVAFQSGGLGRPIMGIQALVPLMAFLVSGVRSGIFWTVLACAEAVALFWLHMDDFAFPNPPPAEMLNRINLVLTLMLFLMVIVLGVIYESLKNTALRHFEGANQNLAKARDVAQAATGVAEEASRARSAFLATMSHEIRTPMNAVIGMASLLEDTELTDEQREFAVTIRQSGDGLLTVLNDILDFSKIESGMVSVESAPFDLQTTIEEAIDVLALKTKETGVELLHESASDVPRNIVGDSMRVRQILLNLLSNATKFTESGEIHLSVEAERLEAGPYEIHFAIRDTGLGIPKDRVDHLFESFTQVDASTTRKYGGTGLGLAISNRLAELMGGRMWVETEEGKGSTFHFTVLAKRAANISPQTEKQAVKVLRDKKVLIVDDNATNRQILERVTEAWEMKPTLCKSGPEAMQKLLTPAEYDVAILDMLMPGMDGAELARKIHAMKSRAKLPLVLLSSSGAILEESGDTESRAHFAAALSKPAKARQLATVLCGIFGEKTRKKKTGANLPADMGEKHPLRILLAEDNRVNQKVALKILERLGYAAEVAENGALALAAIEAQTFDVVLMDLQMPELDGVEATRQLCAQSPAELRPRVIALTANVLEEERAACMAAGMDDFLNKPLAVPALIEALKKCTRRGDSATPSGGGKPEPSPAPA from the coding sequence ATGGTCTGGGCCATACCGTCCCGGCTGCGACGTGAGGGCCCGGACACCGTCCGGCGTGCCCGCCTCCTCCTGACGTTCACCGGCGTCATGTTCGTCCTGGGCACGACCGGCGCCATCTTCCTGCTCACGATCGAGCCCATCTCCACACGGATGCTGGCGGTCGTCGTTCCCACCGCCTTCGCCGGCGCGATCCCGCTCGTTCTGCGCTACACCGGATCGCTCGCGTGGGCCAGCAACGTCGGTACGACAATGGCGTTCTGCTCGATCGGCCTCGTCGCGTTTCAGAGCGGCGGCCTCGGCCGCCCCATCATGGGGATCCAAGCGTTGGTTCCGCTGATGGCGTTCCTGGTCTCCGGCGTACGCTCGGGGATCTTCTGGACCGTGCTGGCGTGCGCAGAAGCGGTCGCACTCTTCTGGCTGCACATGGATGACTTCGCGTTCCCGAATCCGCCCCCAGCCGAGATGCTGAACCGCATCAATCTCGTCCTGACCCTCATGCTGTTCCTGATGGTGATCGTACTCGGGGTGATCTACGAGTCACTGAAGAACACCGCCCTCCGGCACTTCGAGGGGGCCAACCAGAACCTCGCGAAGGCCCGCGACGTCGCCCAAGCGGCCACAGGCGTCGCCGAGGAGGCGAGCCGGGCACGGTCCGCATTCCTCGCCACGATGAGCCACGAGATCCGGACACCGATGAACGCGGTGATCGGCATGGCGAGCCTTCTCGAAGACACCGAGCTCACCGACGAGCAGCGCGAGTTCGCGGTGACGATTCGCCAGAGCGGCGATGGGCTCCTGACCGTGCTGAACGACATCCTCGACTTCTCCAAGATCGAGTCGGGCATGGTCTCCGTCGAGTCGGCGCCGTTCGACCTCCAGACGACCATCGAAGAAGCGATCGACGTGCTCGCTCTCAAGACCAAGGAGACCGGCGTCGAGCTCTTGCACGAGTCCGCGTCCGACGTACCGAGGAACATCGTCGGCGACTCCATGCGAGTCCGACAGATTCTCCTGAACCTGCTCTCCAACGCCACGAAGTTTACCGAAAGTGGAGAAATCCACCTTTCGGTCGAAGCCGAGCGCCTCGAAGCGGGACCGTATGAGATCCACTTCGCGATTCGCGACACCGGACTCGGGATTCCCAAGGACCGCGTCGACCACCTCTTCGAGTCGTTCACGCAGGTCGACGCCTCGACGACCCGGAAATACGGCGGCACGGGCCTCGGCCTCGCCATCTCCAACCGGCTCGCAGAACTCATGGGTGGACGGATGTGGGTGGAGACTGAGGAAGGCAAGGGTTCGACCTTCCACTTCACCGTACTCGCGAAGCGCGCCGCGAACATCAGCCCACAAACCGAGAAGCAGGCGGTGAAGGTTCTCCGCGACAAGAAGGTCCTGATCGTCGACGACAACGCGACGAATCGCCAGATTCTCGAGCGGGTCACCGAGGCCTGGGAGATGAAACCAACTCTCTGCAAAAGCGGCCCCGAGGCGATGCAGAAGCTGCTGACGCCAGCCGAGTACGACGTCGCCATCCTCGACATGCTGATGCCCGGGATGGACGGCGCCGAGCTGGCACGAAAGATCCACGCGATGAAGAGCCGGGCGAAGTTGCCGCTGGTCCTTCTGAGCTCCTCCGGTGCGATTCTCGAAGAGTCGGGCGACACCGAAAGCCGCGCCCACTTCGCCGCGGCGCTCTCTAAGCCGGCCAAGGCCCGACAGCTGGCGACGGTCCTCTGCGGTATCTTCGGCGAGAAGACGCGCAAGAAGAAGACGGGCGCGAACCTCCCTGCCGACATGGGCGAGAAGCACCCGCTGCGTATTCTCCTGGCGGAAGACAACCGCGTGAACCAGAAGGTGGCGCTGAAGATCCTCGAACGCCTCGGCTACGCCGCCGAGGTTGCCGAGAACGGAGCACTCGCGCTGGCCGCGATCGAAGCGCAGACGTTCGACGTCGTGCTGATGGATCTCCAGATGCCCGAACTCGACGGCGTGGAGGCAACGCGGCAGCTCTGCGCACAATCGCCGGCCGAGCTGCGCCCTCGCGTGATCGCGCTCACCGCGAACGTCCTCGAAGAGGAACGGGCCGCCTGCATGGCAGCCGGGATGGACGACTTCCTAAACAAGCCACTCGCCGTACCCGCGTTGATCGAGGCCCTCAAAAAGTGCACGCGGCGCGGCGACTCCGCGACACCTAGCGGGGGAGGGAAACCCGAACCGAGTCCGGCCCCCGCCTGA
- a CDS encoding DMT family transporter gives MAAPQEMSDESVAAAGPSGSSRRTVAWAYAAVATTISMWGYSAVAIKMLSSDGLVVAFYRLWFAIPLLWLSALVVPSMRRRLGRKWFFGCLVGGAFFGLHQILFFNAIKMTSVANVTIIGALQPVLVLLVAGPMFGEYLRRAAAGWAVVALAGTGLVVVGSAGAPEVSPMGDLLAFGNLFAFTGYFLVSRRVRAHVGPWEYVVGMTTVSGLVITTTVAVVQPDLGSPAGWDWLVLLTLAVFPGTIGHVLTNWAHAHVAAFSISMMFLAAPIVSSASALAFLGETVNGMQIVGGLIVLVAIGATVAQAGESTGGELAESAAETDAP, from the coding sequence ATGGCGGCCCCGCAAGAGATGAGCGACGAATCGGTCGCCGCCGCCGGGCCGAGCGGTTCGAGTCGCCGAACGGTGGCCTGGGCGTACGCCGCCGTGGCGACGACGATCTCGATGTGGGGCTACAGCGCCGTCGCCATCAAGATGCTCTCGTCGGACGGGCTCGTCGTCGCCTTCTACCGGCTGTGGTTCGCGATTCCACTCCTCTGGCTTTCGGCGCTCGTGGTTCCGTCGATGCGTCGCCGGCTCGGCCGGAAGTGGTTCTTCGGCTGCCTGGTGGGGGGCGCGTTCTTCGGCCTGCACCAGATTCTGTTCTTCAACGCGATCAAGATGACGAGTGTCGCGAACGTGACGATCATCGGTGCCTTGCAGCCTGTGCTGGTGTTGCTGGTCGCGGGTCCGATGTTCGGAGAATACCTGCGTCGCGCGGCGGCGGGCTGGGCGGTCGTTGCGCTGGCCGGCACCGGCCTCGTGGTCGTCGGCTCGGCGGGTGCCCCGGAGGTCTCGCCGATGGGGGATCTTCTCGCCTTCGGAAACCTCTTCGCGTTCACCGGCTACTTCCTCGTGTCGCGCCGAGTGCGCGCGCATGTCGGCCCCTGGGAGTACGTGGTCGGGATGACGACCGTGTCAGGTCTGGTGATCACGACGACGGTCGCCGTCGTACAGCCGGACCTCGGCTCGCCGGCGGGGTGGGACTGGTTGGTTCTGCTGACCCTCGCGGTGTTCCCGGGGACGATCGGCCACGTGCTGACGAACTGGGCCCATGCGCACGTGGCCGCCTTCTCGATCTCGATGATGTTCCTCGCGGCGCCGATCGTCTCGTCGGCGTCGGCCTTGGCCTTTCTCGGGGAGACGGTCAACGGAATGCAGATCGTCGGGGGCCTCATCGTGTTGGTCGCGATCGGTGCGACGGTGGCCCAGGCAGGCGAGTCCACCGGGGGGGAATTGGCCGAGAGCGCGGCCGAGACCGACGCGCCTTGA
- a CDS encoding cytochrome c, with translation MTNPTRSTACFLVALFLSAAAVDSVALADDDEAWKKLPPGPIRDRIELMEKIGADAKAINDAIKAGTPAEAAAPADNIVSLMPKFDALFPEGSTAEESRAKKNIWAAWDEFEAFSSYLKDAASEVATAARDGGDVKAASRKMFKSCKSCHKKFRLPKDDE, from the coding sequence ATGACCAACCCGACCCGATCAACTGCGTGTTTCTTGGTGGCTTTGTTTCTCTCGGCTGCCGCTGTCGACTCCGTCGCGCTTGCCGACGACGATGAGGCGTGGAAGAAGCTTCCGCCCGGCCCGATCCGCGATCGGATCGAGTTGATGGAGAAGATCGGCGCCGACGCCAAGGCGATCAACGATGCGATCAAAGCCGGCACGCCGGCCGAGGCGGCTGCGCCGGCCGACAACATCGTTTCTCTGATGCCGAAGTTCGATGCGCTCTTCCCCGAGGGCAGCACGGCGGAAGAGTCGCGGGCCAAGAAGAACATCTGGGCCGCCTGGGACGAGTTCGAAGCGTTTTCGAGCTATCTGAAAGACGCTGCGAGCGAGGTAGCCACCGCAGCGCGCGATGGCGGCGACGTGAAGGCGGCGAGCCGCAAGATGTTCAAGAGCTGCAAGTCCTGCCACAAGAAGTTCCGTCTTCCGAAAGACGACGAGTAG
- a CDS encoding SGNH/GDSL hydrolase family protein, which translates to MAFSRIARGLLLVLLPVLVFLALGEVALRVFLTQRIFYDVEMARYAQLLKIESPNPRIGHVHRPNASAHLMGVDVEINSEGLRDDEPRSDDGDLRRIVFLGDSLTFAWGVEAQSSFAHLLEEALDAERPTEVRNFGTGNYNTTQEVELFIEKGLARAPQKVVVFYFINDAEPVPQKSKYAFLANFRIVTFYWSRLKQLSARLFPGQTFRGYYSDLYDEQQQGWVETRAAFVRLAEICRERGIALQVVLLPELHRLDEYPFEREYRQVADFLRSQDIEVLDVTPAFADVTDPQSLWVSADDAHPNAAAHARIAEASRDFISETGASR; encoded by the coding sequence ATGGCGTTTTCGCGTATCGCTCGGGGCCTGTTGCTCGTCCTCTTACCGGTGCTGGTGTTCCTCGCCCTGGGTGAGGTGGCCCTGCGGGTCTTCCTCACACAGCGAATCTTCTACGACGTCGAGATGGCGCGATACGCCCAGCTCTTGAAGATCGAGTCTCCCAACCCCCGGATCGGACACGTGCACCGCCCAAACGCATCGGCGCACCTGATGGGTGTCGACGTCGAGATCAACTCGGAAGGACTGCGGGACGACGAGCCCCGGAGCGACGACGGCGATCTCCGCCGGATCGTCTTTCTCGGCGACTCTCTCACCTTCGCGTGGGGGGTAGAGGCGCAGAGTAGCTTCGCCCACCTCCTCGAAGAGGCGCTCGACGCCGAGCGCCCGACCGAAGTGCGCAACTTCGGCACCGGAAACTACAACACGACCCAGGAAGTCGAACTCTTCATCGAGAAGGGACTCGCGCGCGCTCCGCAGAAAGTTGTCGTCTTCTACTTCATCAACGACGCGGAGCCGGTCCCGCAAAAGTCGAAGTACGCGTTCTTGGCAAATTTCCGGATCGTGACGTTCTACTGGTCACGGCTGAAGCAGCTCTCGGCTCGGCTGTTTCCGGGGCAGACCTTCCGCGGGTACTACTCCGACCTGTACGACGAGCAACAACAGGGTTGGGTCGAGACCCGCGCGGCCTTTGTGCGACTCGCCGAAATCTGCCGGGAGCGGGGGATCGCCTTGCAGGTCGTTCTCCTGCCAGAGCTGCACCGGCTGGACGAATACCCTTTCGAACGCGAATATCGTCAGGTGGCCGACTTCCTTCGTAGTCAGGACATCGAGGTCCTGGACGTCACTCCGGCATTCGCCGATGTGACGGATCCGCAATCGCTGTGGGTCTCGGCCGACGACGCACATCCGAACGCGGCCGCACATGCGCGGATCGCCGAAGCTTCGCGCGACTTCATCTCTGAAACAGGAGCCTCACGGTGA
- a CDS encoding sulfatase, whose translation MSVRAIAGALVGLALAAPALAAGRARTEPFLVSTTPYELNDDTRPVARDVKRQEDGAARVSVAGVRVPEGAELEAWFALPGESRGTWRVTLSASSESETVESVQIVEESARSGWRRVGMGVASLEQEEVRVELRADPVAGAVGRPVLGAPRFVVRRPEVKVPRNVIVVSLDTLRADRMSSYGAQRETSPQMDALAAAGVRFETALAPASSTPPSHMSMLTGTSPCRHGVWGVHLEDTMSDEIDTLAEILGRDGYATAAITENAYMSPPYGFARGFDSYVELKQMVADRNSPSPGVITPTGYGPKTFRAAGEWLRDNAARQFFLFVHTYQVHGPRRPSGAYAKLFAETPETGVRNPGYDPDFHDLRRYDQLVRQLDDLVGGLAQQIMALGLADETLLVLTSDHGEAFFEHGDHGHGWSVYGEVLRVPLIFWAPGLASPGVVQEPTGLVDLVPTVLDLVGLPVPTGLDGKSRAASVRNSGTASAASQTYYAETAPGNVRAVRTARFKIIRGEDSSDETLFDLRTDGSESAPIALGASALPANLQADAAEIESLRTELDLFAAQCRDQRAAAAARRGTAAELDPVRHEKLKALGYVE comes from the coding sequence ATGAGCGTCCGCGCGATCGCCGGCGCGCTGGTCGGTTTGGCGCTGGCCGCCCCTGCTCTCGCGGCCGGCCGCGCGCGGACCGAGCCCTTCCTGGTCTCGACGACACCGTACGAGCTGAACGACGACACGAGGCCGGTCGCCCGTGACGTGAAGCGACAGGAAGATGGGGCGGCGCGCGTGAGCGTCGCAGGGGTTCGTGTGCCCGAGGGGGCCGAGCTGGAGGCGTGGTTCGCCCTCCCCGGCGAGTCCCGGGGGACCTGGCGCGTCACGTTGTCCGCTTCGTCGGAGTCCGAGACGGTCGAGAGCGTTCAGATTGTCGAGGAGTCCGCGCGAAGCGGCTGGCGACGTGTGGGGATGGGCGTCGCTTCGCTCGAGCAGGAAGAGGTCCGGGTGGAACTTCGAGCCGACCCGGTGGCTGGGGCGGTGGGGCGGCCGGTCTTGGGCGCACCGCGCTTCGTGGTGCGGCGGCCCGAGGTGAAGGTGCCTCGGAACGTCATCGTCGTCTCCCTCGACACGCTGCGCGCGGACCGCATGTCGTCGTACGGCGCGCAGCGAGAGACGAGCCCGCAGATGGATGCGCTCGCAGCTGCAGGCGTGCGCTTCGAGACGGCGCTCGCTCCTGCCAGTTCGACGCCGCCGTCCCACATGTCGATGCTCACCGGCACGAGTCCCTGCCGGCACGGCGTCTGGGGCGTGCACCTCGAAGACACCATGTCCGACGAGATCGACACTCTGGCCGAGATCCTCGGGCGGGACGGTTACGCGACGGCCGCCATCACCGAGAACGCGTACATGTCTCCGCCGTACGGCTTTGCTCGTGGGTTCGATTCGTACGTCGAGTTGAAGCAGATGGTCGCCGACCGCAACTCGCCGTCGCCGGGCGTCATCACGCCGACGGGATACGGCCCAAAGACGTTCCGGGCCGCGGGGGAGTGGCTGCGCGACAACGCTGCGCGTCAGTTCTTCCTGTTCGTGCACACCTATCAGGTGCACGGCCCACGCCGGCCATCCGGCGCATATGCAAAGCTCTTTGCGGAAACGCCCGAGACCGGTGTGCGGAACCCGGGATATGATCCAGACTTTCACGACCTTCGGCGGTACGACCAACTGGTGCGCCAACTCGACGATCTGGTCGGAGGGTTGGCGCAGCAGATCATGGCGCTCGGTTTGGCCGACGAGACGCTCCTCGTGCTGACGTCGGACCACGGGGAGGCGTTCTTCGAGCACGGGGACCACGGCCACGGCTGGTCGGTCTACGGTGAGGTTCTCCGCGTCCCGTTGATCTTCTGGGCGCCGGGTCTCGCGTCCCCCGGGGTGGTTCAGGAGCCGACGGGCCTCGTTGACCTCGTGCCGACGGTGCTCGACCTGGTCGGCCTTCCCGTGCCCACGGGGCTCGACGGCAAGAGCCGCGCCGCCTCCGTGCGAAATTCCGGTACTGCGTCGGCGGCTTCCCAGACGTATTACGCCGAGACGGCGCCCGGGAACGTGCGCGCGGTCCGCACCGCGCGGTTCAAGATCATTCGCGGCGAGGATTCGAGCGACGAGACCCTCTTCGATCTGCGCACGGACGGTTCCGAGAGCGCCCCGATCGCCCTCGGCGCGAGTGCGCTGCCCGCGAACCTTCAGGCCGACGCCGCTGAGATCGAGAGCTTGCGGACGGAGCTCGACCTGTTCGCGGCACAGTGCCGGGACCAGAGGGCTGCCGCGGCCGCGCGGCGGGGCACCGCCGCCGAGCTCGATCCGGTCCGTCACGAGAAACTCAAAGCGCTAGGCTATGTCGAGTGA